Within Vicia villosa cultivar HV-30 ecotype Madison, WI linkage group LG1, Vvil1.0, whole genome shotgun sequence, the genomic segment CATCATCACATAAGCTGCTACCATTTGTTCCAATATCCCATGCGCCAATTTTGATCCTTTCCAACTTCTGAAATCAATTTTTAACAACTTCCAATGAATCCTTCCAACTATTGCCCCTTCGGTTTCTTATACTTCCTCTATATCAACCCTCCCAAACATATTTCTTGCTCCATCTTAAACCCTAAAAATTacgaatttctttcttttcagcTTCAATGTCTCGCAGAACCGATTTCATACGTGATGTTGATGATTCTAAAGAAACATGGCGCCTTGCTGTTCGTATCAATGATCTCTGGACTGTCGTAAATAGTAAAGGTGTCGAGCATCTTGAGATGGTGTTGATTGATTCAAAGGTTGAATCTTTATTTTATGGTTCTTTGTATAGCAAGGATTTCTTATTCATCTTCTGTATATTTTTTTTCGCTATCAGCTTATCTAATAATATtatgtttgttgtttttttatttagggAGATCGTATTCAAGCCTTGGTCCGTGGTGACCATACTTCGAAGTGGAAGCAGCTGCTGAAAGAGGATATGACCTGCGTCATAAATAATGGAAATGTTTATGAAAATGATTTCCAGTGGAAGCTGTACGATcatctaaaaaaaattgtttttttgagCGGTACAACTGTTAAACCAGTTGACCTTAACAACATACCATCTGAGAAGTATTTCTTTAAAGATTTCTCCGACATACTCGCGGGAGGATGTAAGATGGACAGACTTCAAGGTATGTCAAAGATAttatgtttgaatacatattATGAGTTGCTTAATACATATTAAATCTctgtaataatttattattaaattatgttCATATTCAGATATCATAGGTGTGGTTGATGAGATTGAAAACTGCCAATCCAAGACTGGAGGAAAAAAGATTGTCATTTCTTTTAAACTCAAAGATTTGAGGTATATTTCGATAATACTTTCATACAGTATTCTTATTTTGCTGTCCTTTTGACATTTTGATGCCTATTTATATTTTGTAGTGGGAACATTGTAACTTGCACGCTGTGGGACACTTACGGAACCAGGTTTTTAAATTACTATAATGACGATTCAAACTGTGGAGCAATAGTCATTGTTCTAACTCATGCAATCATTAAGGATTCTCAGGGTAAATAGAGTGATCTTTTTATAACCAGAAATTCATGAATGGATTTTTAATAAACTTATTCACTTTTACTTTTTTGCAGTCTCTAATGGCTGGAGTGGCTCAAAACTGTTTATCAATGACGATATTGCTGTTATCAATGAATTCATGTCTAAGTATATGTTAAtattgtattttgtgtttttttttagtaATTGTGATGTTAAATAAGAATACTACAACGTTTGCTTCATGGTAATTGTGTTATTTTGTAGGCTGTCTGAATCTCAGAGGAATGAAAAACCCTTGCAATCCACTCAAACGATGTCTTCTTGGTCTAGGTCAACCCAATACACATCTATTGATAAGTTTGTTTATAATGCCAAATGTATGTCGCTAGCTGGAGTGGCAAAGTTAAAACAGGTATAAGTCTGAGACCTTTTTTACATCGTACTGgtacatggatttttatttctcCGAATCCATAAATTCCACATATGTCTTAATGAATAAAATTTTTGTTAGCAGGAAACTGTCTGTGTAACTGTGGCTACTACTTTGAAATTTGTTGTTTCCAAATATGGATGGTTCTACTATGGATGCACCGGCTGCACTTTGAGGGCTCCGAATCCAGATAATCCGTTTAAATGTGGATGTGGTGAAAATGTTGTGAAACCTGTACCAAGGTGCTCTAAAGTTGATGTTTAAGTTTTTCTtccttattttcatttttatatccTAACTACTtatgaaatatatttatttaaatcaaattttaggTACAAGGTTGAGATTCATGTAATTG encodes:
- the LOC131648459 gene encoding uncharacterized protein LOC131648459 yields the protein MSRRTDFIRDVDDSKETWRLAVRINDLWTVVNSKGVEHLEMVLIDSKGDRIQALVRGDHTSKWKQLLKEDMTCVINNGNVYENDFQWKLYDHLKKIVFLSGTTVKPVDLNNIPSEKYFFKDFSDILAGGCKMDRLQDIIGVVDEIENCQSKTGGKKIVISFKLKDLSGNIVTCTLWDTYGTRFLNYYNDDSNCGAIVIVLTHAIIKDSQVSNGWSGSKLFINDDIAVINEFMSKLSESQRNEKPLQSTQTMSSWSRSTQYTSIDKFVYNAKCMSLAGVAKLKQETVCVTVATTLKFVVSKYGWFYYGCTGCTLRAPNPDNPFKCGCGENVVKPVPRYKVEIHVIDGESKFHFVFWDTDCVNIIGKTADDMRKSMIENGEDDPMVYPDELEVLLKNKIAFRVKVQPNFNQGSVQKLITDASSVDQILENYIKQQDEQTKDIVVNEPKTPTDTLTFNITGKDPRKEDTIDFSAHSLSACGENEPEINSIVTPTKAKSSSAPDGENECEFVGATQYSGTKPLKK